ATACGACAAGCTCGACCGCCCGCTGCGGCCCGAGCAGGCCATCCTGGGGCTGCGCAAGAACCTCGGCCTGTTCGCGAACTTCCGTCCCGCCATCTGCTACGAGCAGTTGGTGGATGCATCGAGCTTGAAGCCCGAGCTGATCGCGGGCCTGGACATCCTGATCATTCGCGAACTGACCGGCGACATCTATTTCGGCCAGCCGCGCGGCCGCCGCATCGCGACGGACGGGCACTTCCCGGGCGCCGAAGAGGCGTTCGACACGATGCGCTATTCGCGCCCCGAGATCGAACGCATCGCCCGCGTGGCCTTCGAGGCCGCCCGCAAGCGCAGCAAGCGCGTGACCAGCGTCGACAAGAACAACGTGCTGGAAACCTCGCAGCTGTGGAAAGACGTGATGCTCGACATCGCGAAGGAATATCCGGACGTCGAACTCGACCACATGCTGGTCGACAACGCGGCCATGCAACTCGTGAAGGCGCCCAAGAAGTTCGACGTGGTGGTCACCGGCAACATGTTCGGCGACATCCTCTCGGACGAAGCCGCGATGCTCACCGGCTCCATCGGCATGCTGCCTTCGGCATCGCTCAATTCGAGCAACCAGGGCCTGTACGAGCCCAGCCACGGCAGCGCTCCCGACATTGCCGGCAAAGGGGTTGCCAATCCTTTGGCTACAATCCTGTCCGCTGCCATGATGCTCCGCTTCTCACTCAACCAAGCCGAGGCTGCCGACCGTATCGAGTCGGCGGTCAAGGATGTGCTCGCCTCCGGGCTGCGCACTGGCGACATCTGGTCAGAAGGTACGAAGCGCGTCGGCACCCGCGAAATGGGCGACGCGGTCGTTGCAGCAATCACCAAAAAGACGATTACCGGCTAACCGCAGCCCGCTTCGTCACGCCCCTCCCCGGCTCGACGAGTCGGGGGCAAGAAAAGACAAATTTTTCTTTTTTCATAAGGGCAAACTGAAATGGCGAACGCATCTCAACCTCTGGTCGGCCTCGTGGGCTGGCGTGGCATGGTCGGCTCGGTCCTGATGGACCGCATGCAGGCCGAAGGCGACTTCGGTCTCATCGAGCCGGTCTTCTTCTCGACCTCCAACGCCGGCGGCAAGGCCCCGGCGATGGCCAAGAACGAAACCGCGCTGAAGGATGCGAACGACATCGAGGCACTGAAGAAGTGCGACATCGTCATCACCTGCCAGGGCGGCGACTACACCAGCGAGGTGTTTCCCAAGCTGCGCGCCGCCGGCTGGAACGGCCACTGGATCGACGCCGCCTCCACCCTGCGCATGCAGGACGACGCGATCATCGTGCTCGACCCGGTCAACCTGCCGGTCATCGAGAACGCGCTCGCCAAGGGCGGCAAGAACTGGATCGGCGGCAATTGCACCGTGAGCTGCATGCTCATGGGCGTGGGCGCCCTCTACAAGGCCGGCCTGGTCGAGTGGATGACCAGCATGACCTATCAGGCAGCCTCGGGCGGCGGCGCACAGCACATGCGCGAGCTGCTGACCCAGTTCGGCACCATCAACGCCGAAGTGCGCGCCCTGCTGGACGACCCGAAGTCGGCCATCCTCGAAATCGACCGCAAGGTGCTGCACAAGCAGCAGACCCTCAGCGCTGCTGAAACGGCCAATTTCGGTGCGCCGCTGGGCGGCTCGCTGATCCCCTGGATCGATAAGGA
This is a stretch of genomic DNA from Variovorax paradoxus. It encodes these proteins:
- the leuB gene encoding 3-isopropylmalate dehydrogenase, producing MKIAVLPGDGIGTEIVAEAVKVLDVLDLKFEMESALVGGAAYEAHGHPLPESTLKLAKEADAVLFGAVGDWKYDKLDRPLRPEQAILGLRKNLGLFANFRPAICYEQLVDASSLKPELIAGLDILIIRELTGDIYFGQPRGRRIATDGHFPGAEEAFDTMRYSRPEIERIARVAFEAARKRSKRVTSVDKNNVLETSQLWKDVMLDIAKEYPDVELDHMLVDNAAMQLVKAPKKFDVVVTGNMFGDILSDEAAMLTGSIGMLPSASLNSSNQGLYEPSHGSAPDIAGKGVANPLATILSAAMMLRFSLNQAEAADRIESAVKDVLASGLRTGDIWSEGTKRVGTREMGDAVVAAITKKTITG
- the asd gene encoding aspartate-semialdehyde dehydrogenase, whose protein sequence is MANASQPLVGLVGWRGMVGSVLMDRMQAEGDFGLIEPVFFSTSNAGGKAPAMAKNETALKDANDIEALKKCDIVITCQGGDYTSEVFPKLRAAGWNGHWIDAASTLRMQDDAIIVLDPVNLPVIENALAKGGKNWIGGNCTVSCMLMGVGALYKAGLVEWMTSMTYQAASGGGAQHMRELLTQFGTINAEVRALLDDPKSAILEIDRKVLHKQQTLSAAETANFGAPLGGSLIPWIDKDLGDGMSKEEWKGGAETNKILGQGPGFSTAATPVDGFCVRIGAMRCHSQALTFKLKKDVPVADIEAMIAADNPWAKVVPNTREATLKDLTPVAVTGTMDIPVGRIRKLAMGPEYVGAFTIGDQLLWGAAEPLRRMLRILLEA